A stretch of DNA from Sulfurovum sp. TSL6:
AATATGAAAAAGATACTTGTTTTACTAACACTTCTACCTCTGTCTTTGTTCGCTAAACTCACTATAGCGGTGAGTTATCCCTATATTGGTGCATTGACAAAAACGATAGGTGGAGAAGATGTCAAGGTAACAGTTTTAGCAAAAGGCAAGTGGGACCCTCACTTTATCATCCCTCGTCCTTCACTTATTAGCAAGATGAGAAATGCAGACGCAGTGATCATGAATGGCGGACAGCTTGAGATAGGCTGGCTCCCTCCTATCATTAATCGTGCCGGTAATCCAAAAACGATGCCCAATACGAAAACGTTTTTAAACCTTTCGCACCATATCAAGCTTATCAACAAGCCAAAAAGTGTTGACAGGAAACATGGGGATATTCATCCTGACGGGAATCCGCATTTTCATATCAGTCCGAAAAATATCTTGATCTTGGCAAAAACCATAGAAGAGTTTCTTAGCAGAATAGATACAAAAAACAGAGATACGTATAAAAAAAACTATCATGATTTTTCTAAAGTTTGGCATCAGAAAATGGCTCTTTGGAAGAAGAAAATGAAGGACAAAAAGGGCTTGAAAGTCATTCAGTTTCATGATAATCTTGCGTATTTTAATAAAGAGTATGGTCTTGTGAATATAGGAACGATTGAACCGCTTCCGGGGATCCCACCCTCTTCAAAACATACGATTGAGATCATTAAGCTTATCAAAAAAGAGCAGCCGTGCTGTATTTTACATGATGTTTATCACTCGACAAAAACAGCTGATTTTATAAGCGACAAAACTGGTATCAAGGTCATTCTTATGCCACATGATATAGAAGCACTTGAAAATATTGATAACCTGAGTGCTCTTTTTGACTATCTTACAGGTGCGATAAAATGATAGATATTTTGC
This window harbors:
- a CDS encoding metal ABC transporter solute-binding protein, Zn/Mn family; amino-acid sequence: MKKILVLLTLLPLSLFAKLTIAVSYPYIGALTKTIGGEDVKVTVLAKGKWDPHFIIPRPSLISKMRNADAVIMNGGQLEIGWLPPIINRAGNPKTMPNTKTFLNLSHHIKLINKPKSVDRKHGDIHPDGNPHFHISPKNILILAKTIEEFLSRIDTKNRDTYKKNYHDFSKVWHQKMALWKKKMKDKKGLKVIQFHDNLAYFNKEYGLVNIGTIEPLPGIPPSSKHTIEIIKLIKKEQPCCILHDVYHSTKTADFISDKTGIKVILMPHDIEALENIDNLSALFDYLTGAIK